DNA from Pirellulales bacterium:
CGCATGAGTGAAATTCTCCGGAATCCGCAGCACGAAGGCGAGTGATGTATTCGGTCGAGTGACTGAGGGTTTCGGCGGGGGCAAGTGTCGTTGGGCGGGAAACGATGCGGGGGCCGCTCGGGCTGCCGCCTGATTCTAACACGACCCGTGCCTCCTGCCTCTCGGCCGGCGGTAACGTTTCGGCAATCTTCCCCGCCGCTTGCCCATTTTCTTGCCGCGGACGAATTGCCGCCTTAACATCAGGGCGAACGGCAAGGCCGAAACAGGCTGGCAGATCGACCCGGCAAGGGGAACGTCTCGCGGCAGAGCCTTGGCGCCAACATCGCATGGCCAGCAACATCTCGACACGCTTCCCTTGGAAACATGGCCATGTCATTGGAGAGCCGCTCGCGCTTGCGGGCTGGATTGTCCGTCCGCGCCATTACGCGTTCGTTGCGACTGGAACCGCTCGAGTGCCGGCGGATGCTGGCGGTTTTCAACGTCACTGCCGCGGTTGCCGATGGCGCCGCCGGCAGTCTGCGCGCCGCGCTCGTGGCCGCAGCGTCCAATGCCGATGCCTCGAACACGATCAATCTCGCCGCCGGCACCTATGCGCTGACCGATAGCACCGACGGCAACCTGCTCGTCCACAACCTGGCGGGCGGCGCGACCAAGACGTTCGTTCTCGCCGGCGCTGCGCAAGCCACGACCATCATCCAGGGAGGCGATTCCTGGAACGATCGTATCCTGCAAATCGTCAGCGCGCCGGGCGCTGCCGTTGCCGTGACGATGAAGAATCTTTCGATCCAAGGAGGTAATGCCTTCGCGGGCGGTGCCCTCGGCGGTACGGCTGCGCTCGGCGGCGGAGTGCTGGTTGACGGCGGGCAAGTCACGCTGAGCCACGTCGGGCTTTCGAGCAATCATGCGTTTGGCACGACCGGCGCGGCGGGCGCAGCCGGCGGCGGAACCGGGGGCATCGGTGCGGCCGCTCGCGGCGGCGCGATCTATCTCGCGGCCGGGACATTGAACCTTACACAAAGCACGCTCTCGAACAATTTCGCCTTCGGCGGAGTCGGCGGCGCCGGAGGCTTGGGCGCAAGCGCCGGCAAAAACTCCGCGCCGCACGGCGCGTCAGGAGCAGCAGGCGGAAACGGCGCCCCAGGAACTACGCCCGCCACGCCAGGCGCCGAGGGTGGGCACGGCGGAGCGGGAGGCACAGGGCACAACGGCGCGGGCGGGTCGAATGCCGTGGCGCATGCCGGGCAGGGAGGCGCCGGCGGCGCCGGGGGCGATGGCTCGGGAGGAGGAATCTACGTCGCCGCCGGTCAGTTGACGATCACGAACACGACGTTCACCGGCAACGCGGCCGATGGCGGAACGGGCGGCGCCGGAGGATCCGGCGGTCGCGGCGCCGCGCTCAAAGGGGGCTTCGGTGGGTCGGGCGGAGCCGGTGGAACCGGCGGTGTCGGGGGACGCGGCGGTCCGGCTATCGGTGGTGGCGGAGTCGCACTGCACAGTGGCGGCGCCGGTGGAGATGGTGGCGCAGGCGGCGGTGGTGGGCGCGGAGGGCTCGGCGGCAATGGCGCCGCTGGCGCCGGTGGCGGCGCGGGGGGCGCTGGCGGCAATGGCTATGGCGGCGCGCTTTATGTCGCGGCAGGAAGTGTTGTTTTTCAAACGGACACACTGCAGTCCAATTCCGCGGTGGGCGGCACCGGTGGTCGTGGCGGCGATGCCGGTCAAGGAGGCGCAGGCAACACCGGGGGCTGTGGTGGACCTGGGGGGCGCGGCGGCTCGGGAGGGCGCGGGGGGGGCGACGGCGGTTCCAACGCCGGTGCTGGCGGCCTCGGTCACTCCGGAGGCCTCGCCGGCGCAGCGGCCAATGGCGGAGCGGGCGCCGTCGGCGGCGTTGGAGGAGCGGGCGGTAACGGCGGCAATGGCGCCGGCGGCGCGATTTATTTACTCGGCGGCACGTTGGGGCTCGGCAGCGTTAGCATCACATCGAATGCCGCCTATGGTGGCGATGCCGGAGTCGGCGGCAATGGCGCCACCGGCGGCGCCGGAGGGCGCGGTGGCCCTGGCGGCGCCGGAGGCAACGGTGGTCGCGGCGGCGCAGGTGCGAACAACGCCGTTGGCCTCCTCGGCGCGGTCGGTGGCCAAGGCGGAAATGGGGCGGTCGCCGCCGCGGGTGCCGTCGGAGGACGCGGCGGCAACGGCGGCCTCGGCGGCGTCGGCGGTCAGGGAGGCGACGCTTTCGGCGGCGGCATGGCATTGCGCGGCGGAGCAGCCGGTCTTAGCGCGGTCACACTTTCGTCGAACAGCGCCTTCGGAGCGACGGGTGCGCCAGGCGGCGAGGGAGGAGCCGGTGGAACCGGCGGCGACGGCGGTCATGGAGGACAAGGGGGCGCAGGGGGTGACGGCGGCTCGGCAGGCCAAAACGCGCAGCTGCAACTCCTGCCCACCGGCGGCACCGCCGGTGGCGGTGGACGCGGCGGCACCGGCGGCGTCGGGGGCGCGGGCGGTAATGGCGCGAACGGCGGCGCGGGGGGCGGCGGCGGAGACGCGATCGGCGGAAGCGTCTACTTAGATGGCGCTCAGCTCAACATTGGCCCTGGCACGACGTACTCCGGCACCGCGCTGGCCGGCGGCGGCGGTAGCGGTGGCAACATCGGCCTGGCAGGCGCTGGTGGCCATGGTGGTGCGGCGGGCGCAGGCGGGGCCGGCGGTCACGGCGGAGCCGGGCTCACGCATGGGGGCGCAAACGGTTTGTCGGGTGCAGCTGGACAAGCAGGCGCCGGAGGAGGCAGCGGAGCCAGCGGCGGTTTCGGCGCTACGGGTGCGAGCGGGCGCTCCGCGGGCGCCGGCATCTACGTCAACAGTGGCACCGTGACCACCGTCCTGCGAGCAACTCACGCTGCCGTCGTTCAGCAGCCACCGACAAGCATCGCGGCCGGCACTCCCTTCTCGATCGAAGTCGACGCGCTGAACGCCAATAACAACGTCGATCCGACCTACAACGGACTCATTACCGTGTCGCTCGGCAATAATCCCGGCGGTAGCGGACTTGCCGGTACGCTTTTGCTCACTGCCGTGCACGGCGTCGCGACGTTTACGAATCTCGAGCTGTTCAAGCCGGGCAGCGGGTACACGCTGAACGTCGCGGCCGCGGGAATCTCGTCGACGGCAACCAGTTCGTTTAACGTCACCGGTGCCAGCAATTTGCCGCCGAAAGTGATCCAAGTGCTCGCGGCAGGCACGACGTGGAATCCCAGCTTTCTCAATGCCCTCAAAGTGTCTGGGCAGGGAAACGGCACGGGCTACAACCTTCCGGCCGGCGCAGCGCAGCTAACATCGCTTCCGTGGAGCAACGTCAATCAAATTCAAATTGCCTTCAGTGAAGCAGTCACCGTGTCGCAAGCCAGTTTGTCGCTTACTGGTTTGGGAGGCGTGTTGGCCACTACCGGCTTCTCGTACAACGCGACAGCGTTCGTTGCCACGTGGACGCTCGCCAATCCGATCGGCGCCGGCAAAGTGACGATCAATCTGCATTCCTCCGGCACAAGTGCGGTCAAAGATTCTGGCGGCCGCGCGCTGGACGGCGAGTGGACGAACGGCGCAAGCGCTTACCCATCGGGTAATGGCACGGCTGGCGGTGATTTCAATTTTGCGATTAACGTGTTGCCGGGAGACGCGAACGGCGATGGCATCGTCAATAGCCAGGATCTAGCGCTCGTGTCGTCCAGTTGGCTGTCGTCGGGGCCGGTCGCTGATGACAATGGCGATGGCATCGTGAATAGTCAGGATCTGGCCCTGATTTCTTCACAGTGGTTGGCCGCCTTGCCGGCGGGCGGAGCGGCGTCGGGCAATAGCCAGGCGAGCAGCCTTCGGGCGAACGGCGCGCAGACGGCGGCTTTCTCGGTTTCTAGTCAGAGTGATGCTGCGCCGGCCTTTGCAATACCAATCATCGGTCCGGTGTTGCCGCAAGCCTGGGCGAGACCGTCTGCGCAGCTTTCGGATCGTTCCGTCGCTCCGCTTCCCTCTCTTTTTGCGACGGCAGCAACGTCTGCGCGCGATCGAGCCTTCCGCCTGGAAGACGGCGCCGGTTCCGGCGGCAATCGATCTCGAGATTGGTGGCAGGGAGACGATCCGATCGGCGAAGGACTACTCAGCGTCCTGGCCACCGCTCGCCCCCACTCGCGATAAGCGCCGACGCCGGTGCATGCCCAGAGCGAGCGTTCAAGCAACCGCTAGCCTGGCGAGCGCAGCGGTAGATATTCGGGCATTTTTTCGGTTCGCACCCCCCGTTTTGTTGCGTTTGCCGCGGTGCCGCCGTACTATCCGACGTAGTCAGGGCGCGCATTCATGGGAGGCCGAGGAGATGCGCCTTCGCCACGATGGCCAGTCGCCGCCCGCCCTGGTCGGGGAAGACTCGGAGCAGGGAGAAGCTTGCGGCAGGTCGCATCATGGGCCGAATCATTGTCGCGCCGGCCACTGTGTTCAACAGCCCGCTACTCTCCAACGACTCTACGCGGAGAGCACGACCGCTTCTTTGCTCATTTGGCGACGACCGCCACGGACTACACATTCACTCATATGAATTTATAGATCGAACGGAGATTTCTCCTCGGAAGATTCCACAAGGCCGAGGATACAAACCAACGAGAGGGGCAACGGGCCAACTACGGGACCGGTTTTCGGCGCGCGAAGATTTTTCTTTGCATTCGATAAGACCGCTATTTAGTATCGCACCGCCAGTGTCGCCTGCCCGGCATAGCTGCTCTGCATGGCAGTGTCCGTCGCGCACGCTCCCGCGTTGAGTCCGCTCCCGCTGAGAGTGTTACATCCCATGTCGCATCCACATCCATCCTGCCGGCGCGAGGGCTTGCGCGTCGACCGGCGCACTGCCACGCGTTCGCTAGCGCTTGAACCGCTCGAAGCGCGCCGCCTGTTGGCCGTTTTCAATGTCAACGACGTGGCCGGGCTGACCGCCGCGGTCAGCACCGCAAACCACAACGGCGATGCCACGAACACGATCAATCTCGCAGCCGGAACTTACACGCTAAATGCCAGCGCCGGCGAATTGCTGCTGCAGGATCTAAACAGCTCCGTCGCGAGTAAAGCGTTGACCATCGTCGGTGCCGGCCAAACGAAAACCGTGATCGACGGCGCGTCGGCAACCCGCGTCTTCGAAATTGCGAGCACACCTGGCGCGACGAGCTCGGCCCTCATCGAGCACCTGAGCATCAACCACGGCAACGCCACCAACGGTGGGCAGCTAGGCACAAGCGCGGCGCTGGGTGGCGGTCTACTCATTGACGGCGGCAGCGTCACGCTCAGCGATGTAGCCATGAGAAGCGACCAGGCAAACGCCGCCGCTGGCGCAGCCGGCATCGGCGCCTTCCATGGTACGGACGGCGGCGCAGGCCAAAATGCGCGTGGCGGCGCGATCTATCTCGCCGCCGGCTCGCTGAATCTCTTCGGCTCGTTGATCGATCACGGCGTGGCCCAGGCCGGTGCAGGCGGGAACGGAGGTAGCGGCGGCATCAGCGGAGCACCGCCGATGCATGGTGCGGCGGGAAGCGCCGGTCCCAACGGCGCCAACGGTGCCATTGCGACCGGACAAGGACAGCCGGGCCAAAACGGCTTGCCGGGCACGCCTGGGAAAAATGGCATACCTGGAGGGAATGATTCTGTGCTGGTCGGGCAAGGTGGTCGTGGTGGCGACGGAGGCGATGCCGCCGGCGGCGGTCTCTATGTCGCGGGGGGGCAACTCACCATCGCGAACACGACCTTCCAAAATAACTCGGTCTTAGCCGGTCATGGCGGCGTGGGAGGCGTTGGCGCTCAGGGCAATCAGCTTGCCGGCGGCGCCGGCGGCGCTGGCGGCCAAGGGGGCAGCGGCGGAGATGGCGGGCACGGCGGACCAAACACAGGGCCTAACCCCGCCGGCAATGGTGGCAACGGCGCGGCGGGTGCGGCCGGCGGTCTGGGTGCCACCGGCGGACTCGCTGCCAACGGCGGCAACGGAGGGACCGGTGGTAATGGAGGCGATGCCGAAGGAGGTGCGATCTACCTGGCCGGCGGCAACGCGACCATGCAGACCGGCACCGTGCAAAACAACTATGCTTGGGGCGGACGCGGCGGCGCGGGCGGAGCCGGAGGCGCAGGGGGCAACGGTGGATCGGGCGCACGCGGCGGCAACGGTGGCCGTGGTGGCTCAGGCGGCGCGGGCGGCGGTTTTGCCTCGCAAAGCCAAGCACATGGCGGCAGCGGTGGTGATGGAGGCAACGGCGCGGCGGGCGGACTCGGCGGCAACGCCCGGAATGGCGGTGATGGTGGAATCGGCGGGCTCGCCGGGACTGCGGCCGGCGCCGGCCTCTTTGTCGCCGGCGGATCGCTCACCATCACCAGCTATTCGATTACAGCCAATCAAGCAGCCGGCGGCATCGGTGGAGTGGGCGGCGCGGGGGGCGTAGGCGGACGAGGTGGTAATGGCGGCCGCGGAGGCGCCGGAGGGGA
Protein-coding regions in this window:
- a CDS encoding dockerin type I domain-containing protein translates to MSLESRSRLRAGLSVRAITRSLRLEPLECRRMLAVFNVTAAVADGAAGSLRAALVAAASNADASNTINLAAGTYALTDSTDGNLLVHNLAGGATKTFVLAGAAQATTIIQGGDSWNDRILQIVSAPGAAVAVTMKNLSIQGGNAFAGGALGGTAALGGGVLVDGGQVTLSHVGLSSNHAFGTTGAAGAAGGGTGGIGAAARGGAIYLAAGTLNLTQSTLSNNFAFGGVGGAGGLGASAGKNSAPHGASGAAGGNGAPGTTPATPGAEGGHGGAGGTGHNGAGGSNAVAHAGQGGAGGAGGDGSGGGIYVAAGQLTITNTTFTGNAADGGTGGAGGSGGRGAALKGGFGGSGGAGGTGGVGGRGGPAIGGGGVALHSGGAGGDGGAGGGGGRGGLGGNGAAGAGGGAGGAGGNGYGGALYVAAGSVVFQTDTLQSNSAVGGTGGRGGDAGQGGAGNTGGCGGPGGRGGSGGRGGGDGGSNAGAGGLGHSGGLAGAAANGGAGAVGGVGGAGGNGGNGAGGAIYLLGGTLGLGSVSITSNAAYGGDAGVGGNGATGGAGGRGGPGGAGGNGGRGGAGANNAVGLLGAVGGQGGNGAVAAAGAVGGRGGNGGLGGVGGQGGDAFGGGMALRGGAAGLSAVTLSSNSAFGATGAPGGEGGAGGTGGDGGHGGQGGAGGDGGSAGQNAQLQLLPTGGTAGGGGRGGTGGVGGAGGNGANGGAGGGGGDAIGGSVYLDGAQLNIGPGTTYSGTALAGGGGSGGNIGLAGAGGHGGAAGAGGAGGHGGAGLTHGGANGLSGAAGQAGAGGGSGASGGFGATGASGRSAGAGIYVNSGTVTTVLRATHAAVVQQPPTSIAAGTPFSIEVDALNANNNVDPTYNGLITVSLGNNPGGSGLAGTLLLTAVHGVATFTNLELFKPGSGYTLNVAAAGISSTATSSFNVTGASNLPPKVIQVLAAGTTWNPSFLNALKVSGQGNGTGYNLPAGAAQLTSLPWSNVNQIQIAFSEAVTVSQASLSLTGLGGVLATTGFSYNATAFVATWTLANPIGAGKVTINLHSSGTSAVKDSGGRALDGEWTNGASAYPSGNGTAGGDFNFAINVLPGDANGDGIVNSQDLALVSSSWLSSGPVADDNGDGIVNSQDLALISSQWLAALPAGGAASGNSQASSLRANGAQTAAFSVSSQSDAAPAFAIPIIGPVLPQAWARPSAQLSDRSVAPLPSLFATAATSARDRAFRLEDGAGSGGNRSRDWWQGDDPIGEGLLSVLATARPHSR